From a single Solanum dulcamara chromosome 4, daSolDulc1.2, whole genome shotgun sequence genomic region:
- the LOC129884697 gene encoding uncharacterized protein LOC129884697, whose amino-acid sequence MKAYAIALIVCGSVTAALVLIFCCFCKSGRKKKNHPVIGGSPAPPPPPLQANRDVEKGEIKPKDNTAMRDGGMVTLGAAAATVATAAVITSAYSGGGTSGGCGGGGGGCGGGGGGCGGGCGGCGG is encoded by the coding sequence ATGAAAGCATATGCAATTGCACTCATAGTCTGTGGATCTGTGACAGCAGctctagttttaattttttgttgtttttgcaAAAGTGGACGAAAGAAAAAGAACCACCCTGTGATTGGTGGTTCTCCGGCGCCTCCTCCTCCGCCTTTACAAGCGAATCGCGATGTTGAAAAGGGCGAAATTAAACCCAAGGACAACACAGCGATGAGAGATGGTGGAATGGTTACTCTAGGTGCTGCTGCTGCAACAGTTGCCACAGCGGCTGTTATCACCAGTGCTTACAGTGGAGGAGGAACGAGTGGTGGCTGTGGCGGCGGTGGTGGTGGATGTGGAGGCGGAGGTGGTGGCTGTGGTGGTGGATGTGGAGGCTGTGGAGGTTAA
- the LOC129884698 gene encoding annexin D4-like — MSEANEFAAVTKAFSGLGVDENLFISSLGRWNRYQRESYRVSTPAFFKEDERQFQRWSDHHILQLRQEFLRLKDAVVLYTMHPWERDARLFKEALLLKVPQHDVLIETACTRSSEDLLGARKAYHSLFEHSIEEDIAHLIKAHERKLLVALVSSYRYEGPRVNDDLAKSEAKVFVNALKDAKKKNLIEDDEIVRILSIRSKLHLKAIYGHYKEMTGNFLDEDLDGELILKQVVQCLCAPQTYFSKILIESLRLDVEESAKDSVTRVIVTRADDDDIKLIKEDFQSKCGTTLAEKIQEVANGSYRDFLLTIIAKSD; from the exons ATGTCAGAAGCTAATGAATTTGCAGCTGTAACCAAAGCTTTCTCAG GACTTGGTGTGGATGAGAATTTATTCATCTCATCACTGGGGAGATGGAATCGCTATCAGAGGGAATCGTACAGGGTAAGCACCCCTGCATTCTTCAAAGAAGACGAACGCCAATTCCAGAGATGGAGTGATCACCATATCCTCCAGCTTCGTCAAGAATTTTTGCGTCTTAAG GATGCAGTGGTGTTGTACACAATGCACCCATGGGAAAGAGATGCGCGTTTGTTTAAGGAGGCATTGTTGTTGAAAGTACCTCAACATGATGTTCTCATTGAGACTGCTTGCACTCGATCCTCTGAAGATCTATTGGGTGCTAGGAAAGCCTATCATTCTCTTTTCGAACATTCAATTGAGGAAGACATTGCTCACCTTATCAAGGCTCACGAAAGAAAG CTTCTAGTTGCTCTTGTGAGTTCCTACCGTTATGAAGGACCAAGAGTGAACGACGATCTTGCAAAATCTGAGGCTAAGGTGTTTGTGAATGCACTAAAAGATGCTAAGAAGAAGAATCTCATTGAAGATGATGAGATTGTGAGGATCCTCTCAATCAGAAGCAAGCTCCATCTTAAGGCCATCTATGGCCATTACAAGGAAATGACAGGCAACTTCTTGGACGAG gATCTTGACGGTGAATTGATCTTGAAACAAGTAGTTCAATGCCTTTGCGCACCTCAAACATACTTCAGCAAG ATTTTGATTGAGTCCTTAAGATTGGATGTGGAGGAATCTGCTAAAGACTCGGTGACTCGAGTCATAGTTACAAGAGCAGACGATGATGATATAAAGCTAATCAAAGAAGATTTCCAGAGCAAATGTGGAACTACCCTTGCTGAAAAGATTCAAGAAGTTGCTAATGGAAGCTACAGAGATTTCTTGCTCACCATAATTGCAAAATCTGACTAA